A window of the Dermatophagoides farinae isolate YC_2012a chromosome 2, ASM2471394v1, whole genome shotgun sequence genome harbors these coding sequences:
- the kmr gene encoding pleckstrin homology domain-containing family A member kramer isoform X5 — protein MAHFSLNHLSSLICCHPSRFESSDYFCSNLLNKFINNHDNNRENDPNETTLQRQFAQNRQDLILNHASARPVNSAPYYYGDIAYRQPFTRYTNHSDISNINLLNSNGDWNRASIKYSIMDGLRVGIKNQVRQSNQYLRSPNVNRSDEFNVSLRGWLYRLEGAAIKQWKRRWCVLADYCLFYYKDMAEEKMLGSLLLPSYKISPCFSSDGISRKFAFKAEHNNMKTYYFSADSKEIQQQWMNALSMASIMQLSAIFSAQTNNVQHQQNNNNLTNHDPSNNQINTNDPHDHNNNDERKESISDRRLGPLSTSSVQDDESGFIAYHQTKRLEDSNVVQQLQQQPIYPINNYDGQNFLPTAAMYQQMAYNGSMRLPIYYPNHPHHHHIHSQLNNGEYINAPPKPQRHYYDLMLPYDLQDHHHHHQHQTYKIYHGQMDPNFINQNYFIIANEQNFMPYHTDISSDFNYVPQQQQSHANQFDHDCFNQNVEHSHQQRLQLEQLQRLPPRPHSADFLERNQDYELDDEECETLFASNNNNKSGDSFNNDIVNQDSRIMPIRPKSSIEKYDNYHHNGKGSYVSYNENYQSKFDPYMAKNFYQTSHNDNADNSIIPVSLKKTNIVDKLNNAHIVTDTTTIPNRPPLPQEYVFRFQQQNTEHTQNIDDLVGLPKTQSTSIKREKNITTYTSDDENSLHQVPIETSKKKRRKRKSRENLNNASDSEIQFTDEKGKSNTFDRASRKYFLKSSRRFSVSAAEYVGRRHEELILMLIQLRRKQSQLAKTCEKLRLQMDSEEKMMEIEPYRKDDYQLRFNELSRKWKEVNREYRLQIPIIQTIDHMIKIKSKTKLNELNKKKAASTSILDRVTVDDDQFNLVKKDRDSVSSDSDSIRTAETPNENIEILKRQQKVLEGELDRVRGMLTHSTRKLEEKAVENARMEQEMLLARNKLKQVLENEQEAMEITRSSKLEAELVHINKVIDDLHNRRKELNNAIENLKNSETKFMADRFNDDNVYSDYHKFTNEELKMAVNNAAETSLYPLYENIKKSQAFLSNQNSLQIDHRHVEDDNDGDNDNEDDDNFDRTNNNNLNDEFFTLNINLDKHHTNLSSTSRISTNLNEINNNFPSNIQTMCEFDPNKVMTMTYGGDSIVDQQLKQIYNYHHQPVIIQQPSTKSNEVKTVREVKRESERRKFNHHQQQRTSTSSYNIVRTNYDSYLQTNHYFNHNDNAMTTELKSIDQQMKFDTDTVIDHLTSSPSQNFNTPDIVQSTIKLTDKT, from the exons ATGGCTCATTTTAGCTTGAATCATTTGAGCAGTTTGATTTGCTGCCATCCAAG TCGTTTTGAATCAAGTGACTATTTTTGCTCAAATTTGctcaacaaattcatcaataatcacGATAATAATCGTGAAAACGATCCGAATGAAACAACGTTGCAACGGCAATTCGCTCAAAATCGACAAGATCTAATACTGAATCATGCATCTGCAAGACCTGTGAATTCGGCGCCTTATTATTATGGAGATATAGCTTATCGCCAACCTTTCACTCGATATACGAATCATTCGGATATTTCAAACATCAATCTTTTGAATTCTAACGGTGATTGGAATCGAGCATCGATCAAGTATTCCATAATGGATGGTCTACGTGTGGGGATCAAAAATCAGGTTCGACAAAGTAATCAATATTTACGATCACCAAACGTAAATCGTTCGGATGAATTTAATGTGTCACTTCGTGGTTGGCTTTATCGGCTCGAAGGAGCCGCAATCAAACAATGGAAACGAAGATGGTGTGTCCTAGCCGATTATTGTCTCTTCTATTATAAAG ATATGGCAGAGGAAAAGATGCTTGGTTCACTTCTATTGCCAAGCTATAAAATTAGTCCATGTTTTAGCAGTGATGGCATATCAAGGAAATTCGCATTCAAAGCTGAACATAACAATATGAAAACCTATTACTTTTCGGCCGattcaaaagaaattcaacaacaatggatgAATGCCCTTTCAATGGCTTCAATTATGCAGTTAAGCGCTATCTTTTCTGCCCAAACTAACAATgtacaacatcaacaaaataacaataatctGACAAACCATGATCCTAGTAATAATCAGATCAATACAAATGATCCTCacgatcataataataatgatgaacgaaaAGAATCGATATCGGATCGTCGATTAGGCCCATTATCTACATCATCCGTTCAAGATGATGAATCCGGTTTTATTGCCTATCATCAAACGAAACGTCTCGAAGATTCGAATGTTGTtcaacaattacaacaacaaccaatttATCCTatcaataattatgatgGGCAAAATTTTCTTCCAACTGCTGCAATGTATCAACAAATGGCATATAATGGATCCATGAGATTGCCAATCTATTATCCCAATCATCcgcatcatcaccatattcattcacaattgaACAATGGAGAATACATAAATGCACCACCGAAACCTCAACggcattattatgatttgatGTTGCCATATGATCTACAagatcatcaccaccatcatcaacatcaaacatATAAAATATATCACGGCCAAATGGATCCAAATTTCATTAaccaaaattatttcattattgcTAATGAACAGAATTTCATGCCATATCATACTGACATTTCGTCCGATTTTAATTATGTtccacagcaacaacaatcgcatgccaatcaatttgatcatgattGTTTTAATCAGAATGTTGAACATTCACATCAGCAACGATTACAACTTGAACAACTACAACGTTTACCTCCCAGACCACATTCAGCCGATTTCCTTGAGCGTAATCAAGATTatgaattggatgatgaagaatgTGAAACATTGTTTGCatccaacaataataataaatccggtgattcatttaataatgatattgtgAATCAAGATTCCCGAATAATGCCTATAAGGCCTAAATCAAGTATCGAAAAATATGATAACTACCATCACAATGGTAAAGGGTCGTATGTttcatataatgaaaattatcaatctaaatttgatccatatatggccaaaaatttttatcaaacctcccataatgataatgctgataattcaatcattccggtttcattgaaaaaaactaatatCGTTGATAAATTAAATAATGCACATATTGTTACTGATACGACGACCATACCAAATCGTCCACCATTACCACAAGAATATGTTTTCcgttttcaacaacaaaatactGAACATACTCAAAATATCGACGATTTAGTTGGCTTGCCAAAAACCCAATCTACATCGAtcaaacgagaaaaaaacattactaCCTATACGTCAGACGATGAAA ATTCATTACACCAAGTTCCTATCGAAACAtcgaaaaagaaacgaaGAAAACGTAAATCAAGAGAAAATCTAAACAATGCTTCGGATTCTGAAATACAATTCACTGATGAAAAGGGTAAAAGCAATACATTTGATCGAGCATCACGGAAATATTTTCTTAAATCATCACGAAGATTTAGTGTTTCAGCAGCCGAATATGTTGGCAGAAGGCATGAAGAATTGATTCTaatgttgattcaattaCGTCGAAAACAATCACAATTGGCAAAAACATGTGAAAAATTACGATTACAAATGGATagcgaagaaaaaatgatggaaattgAGCCATATCGAaaagatgattatcaattacGATTCAATGAACTTAGCCGAAAATGGAAAGAGGTTAATCGAGAATATCGATTACAAATACCGATCATTCAGACTATTGATCATATGATTAAGATTAAATCGAAAACTAAGCTtaatgaattgaacaaaaagaaaGCAGCTTCTACATCAATCTTGGATCGGGTTaccgttgatgatgatcaattcaatttagtGAAAAAAGATCGCGATAGTGTTTCGAGTGATTCTGACTCGATTCGAACAGCTGAAACACCTAacgaaaatattgaaatattaAAAAGACAACAAAAAGTTTTAGAGGGCGAATTGGATCGTGTTCGAGGAATGTTGACACATTCGACGAGAAAATTGGAGGAAAAAGCGGTGGAAAATGCACGAATGGAACAAGAAATGCTGTTGGCGCGAAACAAATTGAAGCAAGTGTTGGAAAATGAACAAGAGGCGATGGAAATAACCAGATCATCAAAACTTGAAGCTGAATTGGTCCATATTAACAAAGTAATCGATGATTTACATAATCGTCGTAAAGAATTAAATAATGCAATTGAAAATctgaaaaattctgaaacaaaattcatggcagatcgattcaatgatgataacgttTATTCAGATTACCATAAATTCACCaatgaagaattgaaaatggcTGTGAATAATGCTGCGGAAACCAGCCTCTATCCATTATATGAGAACATTAAAAAATCGCAAGCATTTTTAAGCAATCAAAATAGCCTGCAAATTGATCATCGTCATGTCgaggatgataatgatggagaCAATGAtaacgaagatgatgataattttgatcggacaaataataataatttaaacgatgaatttttcacaCTAAACATCAATCTGGACAAACATCATAcgaatttatcatcaacttCACGAATATCAACCAATCTGAATgagatcaataataattttccgTCAAACATTCAGACAATGTGTGAATTCGATCCAAATAAAGTAATGACAATGACTTATGGCGGTGATAGTATTGTTGATCAACAGCTCAAACAgatttataattatcatcatcaaccagtGATCATACAACAACCGTCTACTAAATCAAATGAAGTGAAAACTGTTCGCGAAGTTAAACGAGAATCTGAACGTCgaaaatttaatcatcatcaacaacaacgaacatCAACGTCATCATACAATATTGTGCGAACAAATTACGATTCCTATCTTCAAACGAATCACTATTTCAATCACAACGATAATGCTATGACGACCGAACTAAAATCCATTGATCAg cAAATGAAATTCGATACGGACACTgttattgatcatttgacATCAAGTCCTAGCCAAAATTTTAATACACCGGATATTGTTCAAAGCACAATAAAATTAACGGACAAAACCTGA
- the kmr gene encoding pleckstrin homology domain-containing family A member kramer isoform X3 — protein MDGLRVGIKNQVRQSNQYLRSPNVNRSDEFNVSLRGWLYRLEGAAIKQWKRRWCVLADYCLFYYKDMAEEKMLGSLLLPSYKISPCFSSDGISRKFAFKAEHNNMKTYYFSADSKEIQQQWMNALSMASIMQLSAIFSAQTNNVQHQQNNNNLTNHDPSNNQINTNDPHDHNNNDERKESISDRRLGPLSTSSVQDDESGFIAYHQTKRLEDSNVVQQLQQQPIYPINNYDGQNFLPTAAMYQQMAYNGSMRLPIYYPNHPHHHHIHSQLNNGEYINAPPKPQRHYYDLMLPYDLQDHHHHHQHQTYKIYHGQMDPNFINQNYFIIANEQNFMPYHTDISSDFNYVPQQQQSHANQFDHDCFNQNVEHSHQQRLQLEQLQRLPPRPHSADFLERNQDYELDDEECETLFASNNNNKSGDSFNNDIVNQDSRIMPIRPKSSIEKYDNYHHNGKGSYVSYNENYQSKFDPYMAKNFYQTSHNDNADNSIIPVSLKKTNIVDKLNNAHIVTDTTTIPNRPPLPQEYVFRFQQQNTEHTQNIDDLVGLPKTQSTSIKREKNITTYTSDDENLTVIIEAKTSNSHRNAIMDNDNNDDPFELSKEEYQKASKLFFQRQLSCSRTLNSTRNDMAKLSSKQPNPKDDWNEIGLPMPIQNVNSNDNGLLKRINSEKTKPGNFDVQNQSNEELEIKFKLGLNVRTYRKPKSSNHCPSTTLDDNDSVHKQLYADINKSNNNQNNSQNSTPTAPYYYSDLLNEEQKIALQKKLGDFAEPPPLLSRCTALNNTRFLGTTSLTLDKKLSNRTKTLNTLNNLNDGDEKKDSDAEKRHYSSLPKNNKVDLKNFSTTSPQQIKDDNNHPTNRIDQTIIFSENVNENNHEQQQQPEQQSANMQPIYENCTETKSPIKQAPSQASAHRQNSTNNKKQTRKTLKNKNLNNADSLDSLHQVPIETSKKKRRKRKSRENLNNASDSEIQFTDEKGKSNTFDRASRKYFLKSSRRFSVSAAEYVGRRHEELILMLIQLRRKQSQLAKTCEKLRLQMDSEEKMMEIEPYRKDDYQLRFNELSRKWKEVNREYRLQIPIIQTIDHMIKIKSKTKLNELNKKKAASTSILDRVTVDDDQFNLVKKDRDSVSSDSDSIRTAETPNENIEILKRQQKVLEGELDRVRGMLTHSTRKLEEKAVENARMEQEMLLARNKLKQVLENEQEAMEITRSSKLEAELVHINKVIDDLHNRRKELNNAIENLKNSETKFMADRFNDDNVYSDYHKFTNEELKMAVNNAAETSLYPLYENIKKSQAFLSNQNSLQIDHRHVEDDNDGDNDNEDDDNFDRTNNNNLNDEFFTLNINLDKHHTNLSSTSRISTNLNEINNNFPSNIQTMCEFDPNKVMTMTYGGDSIVDQQLKQIYNYHHQPVIIQQPSTKSNEVKTVREVKRESERRKFNHHQQQRTSTSSYNIVRTNYDSYLQTNHYFNHNDNAMTTELKSIDQQMKFDTDTVIDHLTSSPSQNFNTPDIVQSTIKLTDKT, from the exons ATGGATGGTCTACGTGTGGGGATCAAAAATCAGGTTCGACAAAGTAATCAATATTTACGATCACCAAACGTAAATCGTTCGGATGAATTTAATGTGTCACTTCGTGGTTGGCTTTATCGGCTCGAAGGAGCCGCAATCAAACAATGGAAACGAAGATGGTGTGTCCTAGCCGATTATTGTCTCTTCTATTATAAAG ATATGGCAGAGGAAAAGATGCTTGGTTCACTTCTATTGCCAAGCTATAAAATTAGTCCATGTTTTAGCAGTGATGGCATATCAAGGAAATTCGCATTCAAAGCTGAACATAACAATATGAAAACCTATTACTTTTCGGCCGattcaaaagaaattcaacaacaatggatgAATGCCCTTTCAATGGCTTCAATTATGCAGTTAAGCGCTATCTTTTCTGCCCAAACTAACAATgtacaacatcaacaaaataacaataatctGACAAACCATGATCCTAGTAATAATCAGATCAATACAAATGATCCTCacgatcataataataatgatgaacgaaaAGAATCGATATCGGATCGTCGATTAGGCCCATTATCTACATCATCCGTTCAAGATGATGAATCCGGTTTTATTGCCTATCATCAAACGAAACGTCTCGAAGATTCGAATGTTGTtcaacaattacaacaacaaccaatttATCCTatcaataattatgatgGGCAAAATTTTCTTCCAACTGCTGCAATGTATCAACAAATGGCATATAATGGATCCATGAGATTGCCAATCTATTATCCCAATCATCcgcatcatcaccatattcattcacaattgaACAATGGAGAATACATAAATGCACCACCGAAACCTCAACggcattattatgatttgatGTTGCCATATGATCTACAagatcatcaccaccatcatcaacatcaaacatATAAAATATATCACGGCCAAATGGATCCAAATTTCATTAaccaaaattatttcattattgcTAATGAACAGAATTTCATGCCATATCATACTGACATTTCGTCCGATTTTAATTATGTtccacagcaacaacaatcgcatgccaatcaatttgatcatgattGTTTTAATCAGAATGTTGAACATTCACATCAGCAACGATTACAACTTGAACAACTACAACGTTTACCTCCCAGACCACATTCAGCCGATTTCCTTGAGCGTAATCAAGATTatgaattggatgatgaagaatgTGAAACATTGTTTGCatccaacaataataataaatccggtgattcatttaataatgatattgtgAATCAAGATTCCCGAATAATGCCTATAAGGCCTAAATCAAGTATCGAAAAATATGATAACTACCATCACAATGGTAAAGGGTCGTATGTttcatataatgaaaattatcaatctaaatttgatccatatatggccaaaaatttttatcaaacctcccataatgataatgctgataattcaatcattccggtttcattgaaaaaaactaatatCGTTGATAAATTAAATAATGCACATATTGTTACTGATACGACGACCATACCAAATCGTCCACCATTACCACAAGAATATGTTTTCcgttttcaacaacaaaatactGAACATACTCAAAATATCGACGATTTAGTTGGCTTGCCAAAAACCCAATCTACATCGAtcaaacgagaaaaaaacattactaCCTATACGTCAGACGATGAAA atttaaCTGTTATTATAGAGGCTAAAACATCAAATTCCCATCGTAATGCTATAAtggacaatgataataatgatgacccATTTGAATTGAGTAAAGAAGAGTATCAAAAAGCatcgaaattatttttccaaCGGCAATTGAGTTGTTCACGAACATTAAATTCAACAAGAAATGATATGgctaaattatcatcaaagcAACCAAATCCAAAGGATGATTGGAATGAAATTGGCTTACCAATGCCTATTCAAAATGTAAatagtaatgataatggactTTTGAAACGAATAAACTCAGAAAAAACGAAGCCCGGTAATTTTGATGtccaaaatcaatcgaatgaagaattggaaattaaatttaaactTGGTCTAAATGTTCGAACATATAGAAAACCTAAATCATCAAACCATTGTCCATCGACAACattagatgataatgatagtgTCCATAAACAATTGTATGCTGATATAAacaaaagcaacaacaatcaaaataatagtCAAAATTCTACCCCCACTGCaccttattattattctgatcTCCTAAacgaagaacaaaaaattgcatTACAGAAAAAACTTGGCGATTTTGCCGAACCGCCACCATTATTGTCTCGTTGTACTGCTTTGAATAATACACGTTTTCTGGGCAcaacatcattaacattagataaaaaattgtcaaacagaacaaaaactttgaatacgttgaacaatttgaatgatggtgatgagaaaaaagattCGGATGCTGAGAAAAgacattattcatcattacctAAAAACAATAAAGTGGACCTCAAGAATTTCTCGACAACTTCACCACAACAAATTAAAGATGACAACAACCATCCAACTAATAGGATTGACCagacaattattttttctgaaaatgTTAATGAGAATAAtcacgaacaacaacaacaaccagaacaGCAATCAGCAAATATGCAACCCATTTATGAGAATTGTACCGAAACAAAAAGCCCAATAAAGCAAGCACCCAGTCAAGCTTCTGCTCATAGACAAAATTCTActaacaataaaaaacagaCCCGAAAAACACtgaaaaataagaatttaAATAACGCCGATAGCCTAG ATTCATTACACCAAGTTCCTATCGAAACAtcgaaaaagaaacgaaGAAAACGTAAATCAAGAGAAAATCTAAACAATGCTTCGGATTCTGAAATACAATTCACTGATGAAAAGGGTAAAAGCAATACATTTGATCGAGCATCACGGAAATATTTTCTTAAATCATCACGAAGATTTAGTGTTTCAGCAGCCGAATATGTTGGCAGAAGGCATGAAGAATTGATTCTaatgttgattcaattaCGTCGAAAACAATCACAATTGGCAAAAACATGTGAAAAATTACGATTACAAATGGATagcgaagaaaaaatgatggaaattgAGCCATATCGAaaagatgattatcaattacGATTCAATGAACTTAGCCGAAAATGGAAAGAGGTTAATCGAGAATATCGATTACAAATACCGATCATTCAGACTATTGATCATATGATTAAGATTAAATCGAAAACTAAGCTtaatgaattgaacaaaaagaaaGCAGCTTCTACATCAATCTTGGATCGGGTTaccgttgatgatgatcaattcaatttagtGAAAAAAGATCGCGATAGTGTTTCGAGTGATTCTGACTCGATTCGAACAGCTGAAACACCTAacgaaaatattgaaatattaAAAAGACAACAAAAAGTTTTAGAGGGCGAATTGGATCGTGTTCGAGGAATGTTGACACATTCGACGAGAAAATTGGAGGAAAAAGCGGTGGAAAATGCACGAATGGAACAAGAAATGCTGTTGGCGCGAAACAAATTGAAGCAAGTGTTGGAAAATGAACAAGAGGCGATGGAAATAACCAGATCATCAAAACTTGAAGCTGAATTGGTCCATATTAACAAAGTAATCGATGATTTACATAATCGTCGTAAAGAATTAAATAATGCAATTGAAAATctgaaaaattctgaaacaaaattcatggcagatcgattcaatgatgataacgttTATTCAGATTACCATAAATTCACCaatgaagaattgaaaatggcTGTGAATAATGCTGCGGAAACCAGCCTCTATCCATTATATGAGAACATTAAAAAATCGCAAGCATTTTTAAGCAATCAAAATAGCCTGCAAATTGATCATCGTCATGTCgaggatgataatgatggagaCAATGAtaacgaagatgatgataattttgatcggacaaataataataatttaaacgatgaatttttcacaCTAAACATCAATCTGGACAAACATCATAcgaatttatcatcaacttCACGAATATCAACCAATCTGAATgagatcaataataattttccgTCAAACATTCAGACAATGTGTGAATTCGATCCAAATAAAGTAATGACAATGACTTATGGCGGTGATAGTATTGTTGATCAACAGCTCAAACAgatttataattatcatcatcaaccagtGATCATACAACAACCGTCTACTAAATCAAATGAAGTGAAAACTGTTCGCGAAGTTAAACGAGAATCTGAACGTCgaaaatttaatcatcatcaacaacaacgaacatCAACGTCATCATACAATATTGTGCGAACAAATTACGATTCCTATCTTCAAACGAATCACTATTTCAATCACAACGATAATGCTATGACGACCGAACTAAAATCCATTGATCAg cAAATGAAATTCGATACGGACACTgttattgatcatttgacATCAAGTCCTAGCCAAAATTTTAATACACCGGATATTGTTCAAAGCACAATAAAATTAACGGACAAAACCTGA